The proteins below are encoded in one region of Reichenbachiella sp. 5M10:
- a CDS encoding carboxymuconolactone decarboxylase family protein, whose translation MANLNPKTREEVSASNQAIFDQLKGTLGFVPNLYASYPHAEGALGDYLTLSNRKTSLSNKEKEVVNLVVSQVNNCDYCLAAHTAVSKMNGFSDEQILEIRTGRATFDSKFDALAQLVKNASINRSKAGQSAIDAFFAAGYTKENLVDTIILIGDKTISNYLHGFGQFEVDFPAAPVLEAATV comes from the coding sequence ATGGCTAATTTAAATCCAAAAACAAGAGAAGAAGTATCAGCAAGCAATCAAGCAATTTTTGATCAACTGAAAGGGACTCTTGGTTTCGTACCAAACCTATATGCGTCCTACCCACATGCCGAGGGAGCACTCGGCGACTACCTCACTCTGAGCAATAGAAAAACGTCTCTATCCAATAAAGAAAAAGAAGTAGTGAATCTAGTTGTCAGCCAGGTCAACAACTGTGACTACTGTCTAGCAGCACACACAGCAGTATCTAAAATGAATGGGTTCTCAGATGAGCAGATTTTAGAGATTAGAACAGGTCGCGCAACATTTGACAGCAAGTTTGATGCCCTAGCTCAATTGGTGAAAAATGCATCTATCAACCGCAGCAAAGCAGGTCAAAGTGCAATAGACGCTTTTTTTGCAGCAGGATACACCAAAGAAAACCTAGTAGATACGATCATCCTCATCGGTGACAAAACCATCAGCAACTACCTGCACGGTTTCGGTCAGTTCGAAGTGGATTTTCCTGCAGCGCCAGTACTTGAGGCTGCTACGGTTTAA
- a CDS encoding RNA polymerase sigma factor — MTNSTTDSDHFILQQYQQHGDIAVLGRLYQRYMHLVYGVALKYFKNKEEAQDAVHNIFEELVVKLPGHEVDNFKSWLYVLTRNHCLMQLRRQKTKGQSSELSEAVMESSEDLHHDDETRLEENLVKLESCIDKLKEEQQTCVRLFFLERKCYQEVELKTGFGIKKVKSYIQNGKRNLKLCMEESE, encoded by the coding sequence TTGACAAACTCCACGACTGATAGCGACCATTTTATTTTGCAGCAGTACCAACAGCATGGAGACATAGCGGTACTCGGCAGGTTATACCAGCGCTACATGCACTTGGTCTATGGGGTGGCGTTGAAGTATTTCAAAAACAAGGAAGAGGCACAGGATGCCGTACACAATATATTCGAAGAACTGGTCGTCAAGTTGCCCGGTCACGAGGTGGATAATTTCAAGAGTTGGCTCTATGTCTTGACAAGAAACCATTGTTTGATGCAGCTGCGAAGACAAAAAACCAAAGGCCAATCGTCAGAATTGTCGGAGGCAGTTATGGAATCGAGTGAAGATTTGCATCATGATGACGAAACCAGACTCGAAGAAAATCTCGTAAAATTAGAAAGCTGTATAGATAAGCTGAAAGAAGAGCAGCAGACTTGCGTTCGTTTGTTTTTCCTCGAAAGAAAGTGCTACCAAGAGGTGGAATTAAAGACTGGTTTTGGGATCAAAAAAGTAAAGAGTTACATCCAAAACGGAAAGCGAAATTTGAAACTATGCATGGAAGAAAGTGAATAA
- a CDS encoding AraC family transcriptional regulator, whose protein sequence is MHLEYKERQLSAYFRLSNQLDLMTENLVMSKGLNHLFWNQSTSTIELEINHRQVKLAPNHITTATELQNVTFNTRDVQITCLSFNREFYCIKDHQEEVSCNGVIFYGTQDIPLIHLDESESQKMQSLFEVFEEEFDTKDVIQGEMLQLLLTRLIIKCTRLAKAQLIIKPNIQDASDIIRAYTALVDKHFREMKNIADYADLLHKSPKTLSNAFSKHSDKTPLRVIHDRVIQEAQYQLLNSNKTAKEVSHSLGFEDASAFNKLFKKITGCAPIDYKKSKKKLT, encoded by the coding sequence ATGCACCTAGAATACAAAGAAAGACAACTCAGTGCCTACTTTAGACTCAGCAATCAGCTGGATTTGATGACAGAAAACCTTGTGATGAGCAAAGGTCTCAACCACTTGTTTTGGAATCAGTCTACCAGTACCATTGAACTTGAAATCAATCATAGACAGGTCAAACTAGCTCCTAATCACATTACTACTGCGACTGAGCTTCAAAATGTAACTTTCAATACCCGAGACGTACAGATCACTTGCCTTTCTTTCAATAGGGAATTCTATTGTATCAAAGACCACCAGGAAGAAGTATCCTGCAATGGCGTCATATTCTACGGCACACAGGACATCCCGCTGATCCATCTAGATGAGAGCGAAAGCCAAAAGATGCAAAGCCTATTCGAGGTATTCGAAGAGGAGTTCGACACAAAAGACGTCATCCAGGGAGAAATGCTCCAGCTACTACTCACTCGACTCATTATCAAATGTACTAGGCTTGCCAAGGCACAGCTTATCATAAAGCCTAATATCCAAGATGCCTCCGATATCATTCGTGCCTATACTGCCTTGGTCGACAAACATTTTCGTGAGATGAAAAACATAGCAGACTATGCTGATCTATTACACAAATCTCCCAAAACACTATCAAATGCATTTTCCAAACACAGTGACAAGACTCCTCTTCGAGTCATTCACGACCGGGTGATCCAAGAGGCTCAGTACCAGCTGTTGAATAGCAACAAAACGGCCAAGGAGGTCTCGCACAGTCTGGGGTTCGAGGATGCATCTGCTTTCAACAAGCTTTTCAAAAAAATCACAGGCTGTGCCCCCATAGATTACAAAAAATCGAAGAAAAAGCTCACTTAG
- a CDS encoding pentapeptide repeat-containing protein, whose amino-acid sequence MSDGYFDEQAYTAVDFGAESWENGEYVDCTFKNCNLSGLDLSGDSFSNTDFVGCDLSMSKLGHTAFKEVRFKDCKLMGLHFGDCNPFLLDFKFEGCVLDFTSFFRLKIKKTLFQNCKMEKVDFTQTDMTESAFRDCDLNQAVFDRSVLIKCDFRTAYGYTLDPENNSLKGAKFSREGAIGLLSKYKVVIE is encoded by the coding sequence ATGAGTGACGGATATTTTGATGAACAAGCTTATACGGCTGTCGATTTTGGTGCTGAATCATGGGAAAATGGGGAGTATGTAGACTGCACGTTCAAAAACTGCAACCTTTCGGGTTTAGATCTTTCAGGTGATAGTTTTTCGAATACAGATTTTGTAGGTTGTGATCTCAGTATGTCCAAACTTGGGCATACGGCTTTCAAAGAGGTGAGATTCAAAGATTGCAAATTGATGGGGCTTCATTTTGGGGATTGTAATCCGTTTTTATTGGATTTCAAGTTTGAAGGATGTGTGCTTGACTTCACTTCTTTCTTTCGATTGAAGATCAAAAAGACGCTGTTTCAAAATTGTAAGATGGAGAAAGTTGATTTTACGCAGACAGATATGACCGAATCGGCGTTTAGGGATTGTGATTTGAATCAGGCCGTGTTTGATCGCAGTGTGCTGATCAAGTGCGATTTTCGGACGGCTTACGGTTATACATTGGACCCAGAGAATAACAGCCTCAAGGGGGCGAAGTTCAGTAGGGAAGGAGCGATAGGACTGCTGAGCAAGTACAAGGTGGTCATCGAATAA
- a CDS encoding VWA domain-containing protein: MRQIAIILFALLVGTAAQSPTTNRTIQGRVTDAADGQPIAGVTVIIKGSSTGTITDIDGLYAISVPSDKNFLTFSFIGYETQEVEIKNQNTIHVNLHMDSSQLEECVVIGYGTAKSRLFNSRTKKAMAAPMYFSDREANIQHNTEDYDAIEENIFHMAQNKPLSTFSIDVDAASYSNMRRFINNGQKPPKDAVRIEEMINYFNYDYAEPIGSDPFSVNTEISTAPWNEQHQLVHIGLQGKNIPTDDLPASNLVFLLDVSGSMSDPNKLPLLKSGFKLLVQQLRPQDRVAIVVYAGAAGVVLPSTPGDDKETIIRALDNLEAGGSTAGGAGINLAYKIAQDHYKEHGNNRIILATDGDFNVGESSDAGMQRLIEQKREEGVFLTVLGFGMGNYKDAKMETLADKGNGNYAYIDNILEAKKVLVNEFGGTLFTIAKDVKIQVEFNPAKVQAYRLIGYENRALADEDFNNDKKDAGELGAGHTVTALYEVIPVGIKSEFSPVDQLKYQTVETTPAAQQTDELMTVKLRYKAPKGNKSLLIEHPLLDHAISWEQTSDNFRWSASVAAFGMILRDSEFKGDATSQQVLSWAKASKGKDENGYRSEFIHLVTSFQLMIM, from the coding sequence ATGAGACAAATAGCCATTATCCTTTTCGCCCTATTGGTAGGTACAGCTGCCCAATCCCCCACAACGAACCGTACAATCCAAGGTCGCGTCACTGACGCTGCTGACGGCCAACCGATCGCAGGGGTCACAGTCATCATCAAGGGTAGTTCTACCGGAACCATCACCGACATAGACGGCCTTTATGCTATCTCTGTCCCTTCGGACAAAAACTTCTTGACTTTCTCTTTCATCGGGTATGAGACACAAGAGGTTGAAATCAAAAATCAAAACACCATCCATGTCAACTTGCACATGGACTCGTCTCAGTTGGAAGAGTGTGTCGTCATAGGCTATGGCACAGCCAAGTCTCGCTTGTTCAACAGCCGCACCAAAAAAGCCATGGCTGCCCCCATGTACTTTTCTGATAGAGAAGCCAACATACAACACAACACGGAGGACTATGATGCCATCGAAGAAAACATCTTTCATATGGCGCAAAACAAACCGCTCTCGACTTTCTCCATCGATGTGGATGCTGCGTCCTACAGCAACATGCGTCGCTTCATCAACAACGGTCAAAAACCACCCAAAGACGCCGTGCGAATCGAAGAAATGATCAACTACTTCAACTACGACTATGCCGAACCGATAGGTTCTGATCCTTTCTCAGTCAACACCGAAATCTCCACTGCCCCATGGAACGAACAGCATCAACTGGTGCACATCGGCCTGCAAGGAAAAAACATCCCTACAGACGATCTACCCGCTTCCAACTTGGTATTCCTACTAGATGTATCTGGTTCGATGAGCGACCCAAACAAGCTGCCTTTGTTGAAATCAGGCTTCAAACTACTCGTGCAGCAACTACGCCCACAGGATAGAGTCGCCATAGTCGTCTATGCAGGTGCCGCTGGGGTGGTACTGCCCTCTACGCCTGGCGATGACAAAGAAACCATCATTCGTGCCCTAGACAATCTAGAAGCAGGTGGCTCTACAGCTGGTGGAGCAGGGATCAACCTCGCCTACAAAATCGCCCAAGACCACTACAAAGAGCACGGCAACAATCGCATCATACTTGCAACCGACGGAGATTTCAATGTCGGAGAATCCAGCGATGCAGGTATGCAGCGACTCATTGAGCAAAAGCGAGAAGAAGGTGTATTTCTCACCGTACTTGGTTTCGGGATGGGCAACTACAAGGATGCCAAAATGGAAACCCTCGCAGACAAGGGAAACGGCAACTATGCCTACATCGACAATATCTTGGAAGCCAAAAAAGTCCTCGTCAACGAATTTGGCGGCACACTATTCACCATCGCCAAGGATGTCAAAATCCAAGTAGAATTCAACCCCGCCAAAGTCCAAGCCTACCGGTTGATCGGCTATGAAAATCGTGCCCTAGCAGACGAGGACTTCAACAACGACAAGAAAGATGCAGGCGAACTCGGAGCGGGTCATACCGTCACGGCTCTCTATGAAGTCATCCCTGTAGGTATCAAAAGTGAATTTAGTCCCGTAGACCAATTGAAATATCAAACCGTAGAAACAACACCTGCCGCACAGCAAACCGACGAGCTCATGACTGTCAAACTACGCTACAAAGCCCCCAAAGGCAACAAGAGCCTCTTGATCGAACACCCGCTACTTGATCATGCCATCTCATGGGAACAAACCTCGGACAATTTCAGGTGGTCAGCCAGCGTAGCGGCATTTGGCATGATCCTCCGCGACTCAGAGTTCAAAGGAGACGCTACGAGCCAGCAAGTACTCTCATGGGCCAAGGCCTCCAAGGGCAAAGACGAAAACGGCTACCGCAGTGAATTCATCCATCTAGTGACGAGCTTTCAATTGATGATCATGTAA
- a CDS encoding caspase family protein: MSLKSFFAFVLFLYFTNVTAAEKRLALVIGNSAYQYVTALNNPTHDAHDISDKLSKLGFDVMTYTDLGHDSLISVMKTYGKRLKDYETGLFYYAGHAIEISGKNYFVPIDAKVSSIDEVTTENVPVNGLILAMKYSYCKTKIVIMDACRNNPFTFAESDKISGGLALMDAPQGSIICFSTSPGKTAADGSGRNGLYTEAILKYIQSPGLEIGDLFHQVRSYVLKASDKKQIPWETTSLTEPFVFNVIPEMSLQVRIIEGESVTFEGLGFLHAQSNIKGVTYQWFDGDKVLKNNATLEVRKSGRYHVRAVSPQGQISSSEEIIVRVNSLVKPSVRIVEGNQASFEGFGTLHAQTNTSGTFAWYRDGARVNEGHDLMVSASGNYKVELNTFDGRKTSSDFIKVKVSKPSVSIILPQSGLFQSGDYSLQDVLSNIYNCTLYTTADQAKPTEKRTAKQPQLTLLSDPTEHVLDPTLKLIIPLYSQYIGIYSSPDAKTVQIAFVREQDQDLVPLVQKFLQSDISFIPISAQKFENLLHSEASNYLFLYGAQSLQNMEGFQQKYLLTSHTEYYAPSTIKQLQEGALRINTYLAAPENIKLEKNNLKAVQQFFALRDNQPYFDFSVACQSILGSTDLTLHKALFTYLNQHPNTCR, encoded by the coding sequence ATGTCTTTGAAGTCATTTTTTGCATTTGTTCTTTTTCTGTATTTCACGAATGTGACAGCAGCCGAGAAACGCTTGGCGCTAGTCATCGGCAACTCTGCCTACCAGTACGTCACAGCACTCAACAACCCCACGCACGATGCACATGATATCTCAGACAAACTAAGTAAACTGGGGTTTGATGTGATGACCTACACGGATCTAGGACATGATTCGCTCATCTCGGTGATGAAAACCTACGGCAAACGACTCAAAGACTATGAAACGGGGCTCTTTTATTACGCCGGTCATGCCATAGAGATCAGTGGCAAAAACTACTTCGTACCTATAGACGCCAAAGTCTCGTCCATAGACGAAGTGACCACCGAGAACGTACCTGTCAACGGGCTAATCCTTGCGATGAAATACTCCTATTGCAAAACCAAAATTGTGATCATGGATGCTTGTCGCAACAACCCCTTTACCTTCGCCGAGTCAGACAAGATCAGTGGTGGACTGGCACTCATGGACGCCCCCCAGGGGTCTATCATTTGCTTCTCCACCAGCCCTGGCAAGACCGCAGCTGACGGCTCGGGCCGCAACGGACTCTATACCGAAGCGATCCTCAAGTATATTCAATCGCCCGGCTTGGAGATCGGTGACCTCTTTCATCAGGTGCGCTCTTATGTACTGAAAGCTTCTGACAAGAAACAAATCCCTTGGGAAACTACTTCACTCACAGAACCCTTTGTTTTCAACGTCATCCCTGAAATGAGCCTACAAGTGCGCATCATCGAAGGAGAAAGTGTCACATTCGAAGGCTTAGGTTTTTTGCATGCCCAATCCAATATCAAGGGTGTCACATATCAATGGTTTGATGGCGACAAGGTCCTCAAAAACAATGCTACATTAGAAGTCCGAAAATCTGGCAGATACCATGTCCGGGCTGTGAGTCCTCAAGGACAAATCTCTAGTTCCGAAGAAATCATCGTTCGTGTCAATTCGCTCGTCAAACCAAGTGTACGAATCGTCGAAGGCAATCAAGCCTCCTTTGAGGGGTTTGGTACGCTACATGCTCAAACCAATACGTCGGGGACTTTTGCCTGGTATCGAGATGGTGCCAGGGTCAACGAAGGTCACGACTTGATGGTCTCTGCCTCTGGCAACTACAAGGTAGAGTTGAATACCTTTGATGGACGAAAGACAAGCTCTGACTTCATCAAAGTAAAGGTTTCCAAACCCAGCGTATCCATCATTCTGCCACAGTCGGGTCTTTTTCAATCAGGAGACTACTCACTACAAGACGTCCTCTCAAACATCTACAATTGCACACTATATACCACCGCAGACCAAGCAAAGCCTACCGAAAAACGAACCGCCAAACAGCCGCAGCTCACCTTGCTATCAGACCCAACAGAGCACGTACTCGACCCTACACTGAAACTCATCATTCCGCTCTATTCTCAATACATCGGAATCTATAGCAGTCCCGACGCAAAGACTGTCCAGATTGCTTTCGTACGAGAACAAGACCAAGATTTAGTTCCGCTAGTTCAAAAATTCTTGCAAAGCGACATTTCCTTCATTCCAATCTCCGCACAAAAATTTGAAAACCTGCTGCACAGCGAGGCATCCAACTACCTATTTCTATATGGAGCCCAAAGCTTACAAAACATGGAGGGCTTTCAGCAAAAGTATCTGCTCACCTCACATACGGAATACTACGCACCATCCACCATCAAACAATTACAGGAAGGAGCACTCCGAATCAACACCTATTTGGCCGCTCCCGAAAATATCAAGCTGGAAAAAAACAACCTAAAGGCCGTCCAACAATTTTTCGCACTGAGAGACAATCAACCCTATTTTGATTTTTCGGTGGCGTGCCAGTCCATCTTAGGAAGTACAGATTTGACTTTGCACAAAGCCTTGTTTACTTATTTGAATCAACACCCCAACACTTGCCGCTAA
- the glpK gene encoding glycerol kinase GlpK has product MKQYVLALDQGTTSSRAVVFDQNAKMIGMAQKELKQVFPKPGWVEHDPKAIAKDQIEMIYEVLKKTKVSISQVATIGITNQRESVVVWEKKNGKPIYNCISWQDTRTDLICNDLKSDEEGLESYIKETTGLILDPYFSATKLQWILDNVSGARKKAENGELLFGTIDTWLIWNLTQGQSHITDFTNASRTMLFNIVELKWDDELLEKFNIPREMLPDVTHSGYYFGTAKLNGADIEITGVAGDQQASLFGQGCIDPGQAKNTYGSGCFILMNTGEEIQYSKNGLLTTIALGFNGKIDYALEGSVFVAGAAVQWLKDGLEIIDTPDQTESIAKKANPDSGVYVVPAFAGLGAPFWDMYARGGMFGLTRDTTQSDIVKATLDSMAYQTRDVLQAMAADSGLKITELKVDGGASANNYLMQFQADIMGILVERPSNIESTALGAAYLAGITAGIWNKDTIFNKKSIDKTFKPKMDTYTKDKLYEGWHNAVKRCMNWAR; this is encoded by the coding sequence ATGAAGCAATACGTACTGGCATTAGACCAAGGAACGACCAGTTCGAGAGCTGTGGTTTTCGATCAAAATGCAAAAATGATCGGAATGGCTCAGAAAGAATTGAAGCAAGTATTCCCGAAACCAGGGTGGGTCGAGCATGACCCTAAAGCGATTGCTAAGGATCAAATCGAGATGATCTACGAGGTACTCAAAAAGACCAAAGTAAGCATCAGTCAAGTCGCCACTATCGGTATCACCAACCAGCGTGAGTCTGTAGTCGTTTGGGAGAAAAAGAATGGCAAGCCGATCTACAATTGTATTTCATGGCAAGATACCCGCACCGACCTCATTTGCAACGACCTAAAAAGCGATGAAGAAGGGTTAGAGTCTTACATCAAAGAAACCACAGGGTTAATTCTCGATCCCTATTTTTCGGCAACCAAGCTCCAATGGATTTTGGACAATGTCTCTGGCGCCAGAAAAAAAGCAGAAAATGGTGAGCTCCTATTCGGTACCATCGATACTTGGCTCATTTGGAATTTGACTCAAGGCCAATCCCACATCACGGATTTTACCAATGCCTCTCGTACCATGTTATTCAACATCGTAGAGCTAAAGTGGGACGATGAACTCTTAGAGAAATTCAACATCCCACGAGAGATGTTGCCCGACGTGACACATTCAGGTTATTATTTTGGCACAGCCAAACTCAATGGGGCAGACATCGAAATCACTGGAGTTGCTGGTGACCAACAGGCCTCCCTGTTCGGTCAAGGCTGCATAGACCCAGGGCAAGCCAAAAACACCTATGGAAGCGGTTGCTTTATCTTGATGAATACAGGAGAGGAAATCCAGTATTCAAAAAACGGATTGCTCACTACAATTGCATTGGGCTTCAACGGCAAGATTGACTATGCACTTGAGGGCAGTGTATTCGTAGCAGGAGCCGCCGTACAATGGCTCAAAGATGGTTTAGAAATCATCGATACGCCAGACCAGACTGAATCGATCGCCAAAAAAGCCAACCCTGATTCAGGAGTATATGTGGTCCCAGCTTTTGCTGGACTCGGTGCTCCATTTTGGGATATGTATGCTCGCGGAGGGATGTTTGGCCTGACCAGAGATACCACGCAAAGCGACATAGTCAAGGCCACTCTCGACTCCATGGCCTACCAAACCCGCGACGTGCTGCAAGCCATGGCAGCTGACTCAGGTCTCAAAATCACTGAGCTCAAGGTCGATGGAGGAGCCAGCGCCAACAACTACCTGATGCAGTTTCAGGCTGACATCATGGGTATTCTTGTCGAAAGACCTTCGAACATAGAGTCCACTGCTCTAGGTGCAGCCTACCTCGCAGGCATTACCGCCGGCATCTGGAACAAAGACACGATCTTCAACAAAAAATCCATCGACAAGACCTTCAAACCGAAGATGGATACATACACAAAAGATAAACTCTATGAAGGCTGGCACAATGCCGTCAAACGTTGCATGAACTGGGCAAGGTAA
- a CDS encoding TonB-dependent receptor, whose protein sequence is MKTFPKILLSLLLCYASVPTWAQFGYLTGTVSDKFGPLAEASVTLEGTPYGIHTDVQGYYAFQLDTGTYLMEIKKPGYKSVLHQVIVRDYESTEILVTLESTVLEQDVASGSLSKVLVRQMESSVPIDVITGQQIMDTNQPNLSAALHYLIPTFYSVDQTIADGTDFVTPASMRGLSPDQVLILVNGKRRHKSALVHVNGTFGRGAAGTDLNTIPMISIERIEVLRYGAAAQYGSDAISGVLNIVLKEETGEAHFQIDLAGTQGGDGQVEKIAGNYGFSMGGKGFLSFTCEFLNKQSINRSGNYTGIIYGDSRDQDPVARATFFDQTGLEMDKIMKVGGASTQNANLTYNGSFKPKEDMELYFFGGINYRKGSSTGYYRLPYDSAKVVHYIYEEGFSPEISPDILDKTFVLGERGKIKDWYLDFNVNLSENTFDYTINNSLNASLGIASPLTVYAGGFSYGHKIASINLTRRFEATIPVNVSFGAEYKLENFSIRKGDEESYYNGGDTTNYGQPREVGFQVFSGFTPENEIHKLRSNIAGYLELKGDLTPKLEIITAARLESYFNHYGPNISVKATGRYKFSDLLILRGGFSTGFKAPSLHQLYYSRISTQFVDGLATRVANYNNESTLARLFGIDELIPETSKNYSIGVTSRPFRNFSTSLDFYRIDIEDRIVLTGQFSGDDDPIFDQVFDVLGVQSAQFFANAVSTVSWGFDYFLAYQLIRDHSKLDLSIGFNYSATDVTNIKASGILNQAPVELFNREEVARLESNVPRSKLIFDAKYSLKRLSVNLRNTYFGIVEYKHPDDGDPANWPINQYTGQAQSRDQLFASKIITDLDVTFQITPHVFVSTGANNLFNVYPDKQNHSANVEEGRFVYSRRVQQFGVAGAYYFGQLIFKI, encoded by the coding sequence TTGAAAACATTCCCTAAAATATTGCTCTCTCTACTGCTATGCTATGCTTCCGTACCCACATGGGCTCAGTTTGGCTACCTCACAGGTACCGTCTCGGACAAATTTGGCCCTTTGGCAGAAGCCAGCGTCACCCTCGAAGGCACGCCCTACGGTATCCATACCGATGTGCAGGGCTACTACGCCTTCCAACTAGACACAGGCACCTACCTCATGGAAATCAAAAAACCTGGGTACAAAAGTGTACTGCATCAAGTGATCGTGCGCGACTATGAAAGTACCGAAATCCTCGTAACACTGGAATCTACAGTCCTAGAGCAAGATGTCGCTTCTGGCTCACTTTCCAAAGTACTCGTACGTCAGATGGAATCCTCTGTACCCATAGATGTGATCACGGGCCAGCAAATCATGGACACCAACCAGCCCAATTTGAGCGCTGCACTGCACTACTTGATCCCGACCTTCTACAGTGTCGATCAGACCATCGCTGACGGCACGGACTTTGTCACTCCTGCATCGATGCGCGGACTCAGTCCCGATCAAGTATTGATCCTTGTCAATGGCAAGCGCCGACACAAAAGTGCCCTCGTACATGTCAATGGGACCTTTGGTCGAGGAGCCGCGGGTACCGATCTCAACACCATACCGATGATCTCCATCGAACGCATCGAAGTACTCCGCTATGGAGCTGCCGCCCAATATGGGTCAGATGCAATATCGGGCGTACTCAATATCGTCCTCAAAGAAGAAACTGGCGAAGCACACTTTCAAATTGATCTAGCAGGCACTCAAGGTGGAGACGGACAAGTGGAAAAAATAGCTGGCAACTACGGGTTCAGTATGGGAGGCAAAGGGTTCCTCAGCTTTACTTGTGAGTTTCTCAACAAACAAAGTATCAACCGATCTGGGAACTACACAGGTATCATCTACGGAGACAGCCGTGATCAAGACCCTGTCGCACGAGCGACATTTTTTGATCAAACCGGTTTGGAAATGGATAAAATCATGAAAGTGGGCGGAGCTTCTACCCAAAATGCCAACCTCACATACAACGGCAGTTTCAAACCAAAAGAAGACATGGAGCTGTATTTTTTTGGAGGAATCAACTACCGCAAAGGCAGCTCCACAGGCTACTACCGCCTGCCCTACGACAGTGCCAAAGTGGTACACTACATCTACGAAGAGGGCTTCTCACCAGAAATCAGCCCAGACATTTTAGACAAGACCTTCGTTCTGGGCGAAAGAGGAAAAATCAAAGACTGGTATTTGGACTTCAATGTCAATCTCAGCGAAAACACCTTTGACTACACCATCAACAACTCGCTCAATGCCTCTCTAGGTATCGCCTCTCCACTAACCGTATATGCTGGAGGATTTTCCTACGGCCACAAAATAGCCAGCATCAATCTGACGCGACGGTTCGAAGCAACTATACCCGTCAATGTTTCCTTTGGTGCGGAGTACAAGCTAGAGAACTTTAGCATACGCAAAGGAGATGAAGAGTCCTACTACAATGGAGGAGACACGACCAACTATGGCCAACCACGCGAAGTAGGATTTCAGGTATTTTCGGGGTTCACCCCTGAAAATGAAATCCATAAACTCCGCTCCAATATTGCGGGCTATCTCGAACTTAAGGGAGACCTCACTCCAAAGCTGGAAATCATCACTGCTGCGCGACTAGAATCGTATTTCAACCATTACGGACCCAACATTAGTGTCAAAGCCACAGGACGATACAAGTTTTCGGATTTACTCATCCTGCGCGGGGGGTTCAGTACGGGATTTAAAGCTCCTTCTCTCCACCAGCTCTACTACAGTCGAATCAGTACACAATTTGTCGACGGTCTCGCCACCCGAGTGGCCAACTACAACAACGAGAGCACATTGGCACGACTGTTTGGGATCGACGAACTCATCCCCGAAACCTCCAAAAACTACAGCATAGGTGTGACCTCCCGCCCGTTTAGAAATTTTTCTACCAGTTTAGATTTTTATCGAATAGATATAGAAGACCGTATCGTACTGACCGGGCAATTCTCAGGAGATGATGACCCTATTTTTGATCAAGTTTTTGATGTACTAGGGGTGCAATCCGCCCAATTTTTTGCCAATGCTGTCTCTACCGTCAGTTGGGGATTCGACTACTTTTTGGCCTATCAGCTCATCCGAGATCATAGCAAACTCGACCTATCCATTGGGTTCAACTACTCAGCAACAGACGTCACAAACATCAAGGCATCTGGTATCCTCAATCAAGCACCTGTTGAACTATTCAACCGCGAGGAAGTCGCTCGTTTGGAGTCCAATGTCCCCAGGTCAAAGCTGATTTTTGATGCCAAATACTCTCTCAAGCGACTCTCAGTCAACCTGCGCAACACCTACTTCGGCATAGTAGAGTACAAACATCCCGATGATGGTGACCCTGCCAACTGGCCCATCAACCAGTATACAGGTCAGGCCCAATCACGAGATCAACTTTTCGCTTCTAAGATCATCACTGATCTAGATGTGACGTTCCAGATTACACCACACGTATTCGTATCCACAGGGGCCAACAACCTATTCAACGTCTACCCAGACAAGCAAAACCACTCCGCCAATGTCGAAGAAGGGCGTTTCGTATATAGCCGTCGTGTTCAGCAGTTTGGTGTAGCAGGCGCGTACTATTTTGGTCAGTTGATATTCAAGATTTGA